The following proteins are encoded in a genomic region of Hymenobacter siberiensis:
- a CDS encoding OmpH family outer membrane protein, with amino-acid sequence MKNFGGLILALLLLVVAPEAQAQKFGWVDSEFIMAKMPEYAKAQQELTLLSDTWQKEIETLQKDLDKLHRNYQNEEVVLTEAMKKKRQDEILLKEQELKAYRNKQFGYEGQLFKKRQELNKPVQDKVFEAVEKVAKKKTLAVVFDKSGDLTMLYTNPAHDYTEFVLEELGLGAEDRNQPGPKGAVKTVAPPKTPVDPNFESDSGTPEAAPATKPAAKPARPTKKK; translated from the coding sequence ATGAAGAATTTTGGCGGCCTGATACTGGCCTTGTTGTTGCTAGTTGTTGCACCAGAAGCCCAGGCCCAAAAATTTGGTTGGGTCGATTCGGAGTTCATCATGGCTAAAATGCCGGAGTACGCTAAGGCCCAGCAGGAGCTGACCCTGCTGTCGGATACCTGGCAGAAGGAAATTGAAACGCTGCAAAAAGACCTCGATAAGCTGCATCGGAACTATCAGAACGAAGAAGTTGTGCTGACGGAGGCCATGAAGAAAAAGCGGCAGGACGAAATTTTGCTCAAGGAGCAGGAGTTGAAAGCTTATCGCAACAAACAGTTTGGCTACGAAGGGCAGCTATTCAAGAAGCGCCAGGAATTGAACAAGCCCGTGCAGGACAAGGTATTTGAAGCCGTCGAAAAGGTCGCCAAGAAGAAAACGCTGGCAGTGGTTTTCGATAAATCCGGCGACCTGACCATGCTCTACACCAATCCTGCGCACGATTACACCGAATTTGTACTCGAAGAGTTGGGCCTGGGTGCTGAAGACCGCAACCAGCCCGGCCCCAAAGGCGCGGTGAAGACGGTGGCCCCACCAAAAACACCGGTTGACCCTAACTTTGAATCGGACTCGGGCACGCCCGAGGCTGCCCCGGCAACCAAGCCGGCAGCCAAGCCAGCGCGTCCGACCAAAAAGAAGTAA
- a CDS encoding ExbD/TolR family protein produces the protein MAEIQGKADSGGKGGKKRAKKMSTKIDMTPMVDLAFLLLTFFMLTTTFAKPNVMQLTMPVKKTDDVEDTKIKASQAMTIILGKDNKAYYYFGLNTPNDKTVPKPELKVTNFSASGIRQVLLDRQRQKPDPIILIKASEDAKYKNMVDILDEMNITNQKKYALVKVPKDDLDLIKDSAL, from the coding sequence ATGGCAGAAATTCAAGGCAAAGCCGACTCCGGTGGAAAAGGTGGGAAGAAGCGGGCCAAGAAAATGTCGACCAAAATCGACATGACCCCAATGGTGGACTTGGCCTTCCTCCTGCTCACCTTCTTCATGCTGACCACCACCTTCGCCAAGCCCAACGTGATGCAGCTCACGATGCCGGTGAAGAAGACCGACGATGTCGAGGACACGAAAATCAAGGCCTCGCAGGCCATGACCATCATCCTTGGCAAAGACAACAAGGCGTATTACTACTTCGGGTTGAATACGCCCAACGACAAAACGGTACCCAAGCCTGAGTTGAAGGTGACGAACTTCTCCGCTTCCGGCATTCGGCAGGTATTGCTGGACCGCCAGCGCCAGAAGCCGGACCCCATCATCCTCATCAAAGCAAGTGAAGACGCCAAGTATAAAAACATGGTGGATATTCTGGACGAGATGAACATCACGAACCAGAAAAAATACGCGCTGGTGAAGGTACCCAAAGACGACCTGGACCTTATTAAAGACTCAGCCCTATGA
- the bamA gene encoding outer membrane protein assembly factor BamA, giving the protein MRNFFIKCALLMVVLAGLIAQPIHVQAQQQAAAGLDEPKKYELGGITISGARYLDPNTLIGLTGLRVGDPISIPGEEIGKSIRKLWAQGILGDVSVTVARFEGNKIFLDYNLKERPRLSKFTFTGIKKGQTEDLTKKITLIRGKVVTDALMNNARTQVRKFFVNKGYLDTKVGIVQVADSSLSNSVALRIDVDKGSKVRIHEIAFEGNKAFTDRKLKGKLKKTKERKPYKFLTPGKFQRSDYEEDKKKLLEFYNSEGYRDATIVSDTLVRDDKGLALRITVDEGPKYYFRHITWNGNYLYDDKTLANVLGIKSGSTYSKEILDKRLNYNPTGQDISSLYLNDGYLFFTIDPVETKVEGDSIDIEMRLNEGVQAHIKDINISGNTKTSDHVLRRTLRTLPGDKFNRELLIRSQREIATLGYFDPEKIGINPIPNQADGTVDINYTVVEKPSDQVTLSGGWGGYAGFIGTVGLVFNNFSLRKAGTLRNWTPVPSGDGQRLSLNVQANGLQYQAYSLSFTEPWLGGRRPNSFSFSLNHSVQRTGAALDAASDQFIKVNSATVGLGRQLRVPDDYFTLSNSLSYSQYQTQNYAVIAGAASGTFNNITLNTTLARNSIDNPTYTRRGSSLSLSVNLTPPYSLLNPDHPSNNQWIEFHKWMFDASWFTPIVGKLVLNTRAHFGYLGTYNSKRDVGPFERFKMGGAGLGYNGGGNYLVGTDYVGLRGYDDPNATFAIPTAQSGQAGGIAFNKYVLEMRYPVSLNPAATVYVLGFAEAGNAFGSYQNYNPYKLYRSAGVGARIFMSAFGLLGFDFGHGFDSVIPPIGTPAGTKQDPNHFHFIIGQQIR; this is encoded by the coding sequence GTGCGTAATTTTTTTATCAAGTGTGCGCTTTTGATGGTGGTATTGGCCGGCTTGATAGCGCAGCCAATACACGTACAGGCGCAGCAGCAAGCAGCCGCCGGACTCGATGAGCCCAAGAAATATGAGCTAGGGGGCATTACCATTAGCGGTGCCCGCTACCTCGACCCCAATACCCTGATTGGCTTGACTGGTTTGCGCGTGGGCGACCCCATCAGCATTCCAGGCGAGGAGATTGGAAAATCCATCCGGAAGCTGTGGGCCCAGGGCATCCTCGGCGATGTGAGCGTGACGGTGGCTCGATTCGAGGGCAATAAAATATTCCTCGACTACAACCTGAAAGAGCGGCCGCGCTTGTCAAAATTTACTTTTACGGGCATTAAAAAAGGACAGACCGAAGACCTGACGAAAAAAATCACCCTGATTCGGGGCAAGGTGGTGACGGATGCTCTGATGAACAATGCGCGGACGCAAGTGCGCAAATTCTTCGTAAACAAAGGCTACCTCGATACCAAGGTGGGCATTGTGCAGGTTGCCGATTCCAGCTTGTCGAATAGTGTGGCCCTGCGCATTGACGTGGATAAAGGCTCGAAAGTGCGCATCCATGAAATTGCCTTTGAAGGCAACAAAGCCTTTACGGACCGTAAGCTGAAGGGCAAGCTCAAGAAGACCAAAGAGCGTAAGCCGTATAAATTCCTGACCCCCGGCAAATTCCAGCGTAGCGATTACGAGGAGGACAAGAAGAAGCTGCTGGAATTCTATAATTCCGAGGGCTACCGCGACGCAACCATCGTGAGCGATACGCTTGTGCGGGACGATAAAGGCCTAGCCTTGCGCATCACCGTAGACGAGGGCCCCAAGTACTACTTCCGCCACATTACCTGGAACGGCAACTACCTGTATGACGATAAGACGCTGGCCAATGTGCTGGGCATCAAGTCCGGTAGCACTTACAGTAAGGAGATTCTGGATAAGCGCCTGAACTACAATCCGACCGGGCAGGATATTTCTTCGCTGTATCTCAACGACGGCTACCTGTTCTTCACCATTGACCCGGTGGAAACCAAGGTTGAAGGCGACTCAATTGATATTGAAATGCGCCTGAATGAAGGGGTACAGGCCCACATCAAAGACATCAACATATCGGGCAATACCAAAACCAGCGACCACGTGCTGCGCCGCACGCTGCGCACGCTGCCCGGCGATAAATTCAACCGGGAGCTACTCATCCGCTCACAACGCGAAATTGCTACCCTCGGCTATTTCGACCCGGAAAAAATTGGCATCAACCCCATTCCCAACCAAGCCGATGGCACGGTTGATATCAACTACACGGTGGTAGAAAAGCCTTCGGACCAGGTAACGCTGTCGGGGGGCTGGGGCGGTTATGCCGGTTTTATTGGTACGGTAGGTCTTGTTTTCAACAACTTCTCACTTCGCAAAGCCGGTACGCTGCGTAACTGGACGCCTGTGCCCTCCGGCGATGGCCAGCGCCTGTCGCTCAACGTACAGGCCAATGGCTTGCAGTACCAGGCTTACTCCTTGTCATTTACCGAGCCCTGGCTGGGTGGCCGTCGGCCGAACTCCTTCTCATTCAGCCTGAATCACAGTGTGCAGCGGACGGGTGCGGCACTAGATGCAGCTTCAGACCAGTTCATTAAGGTGAACAGTGCCACCGTGGGCCTGGGCCGCCAGCTTCGCGTGCCAGATGACTACTTCACGCTCAGTAACTCGCTGTCGTACAGCCAGTATCAGACACAAAATTATGCGGTGATTGCCGGGGCTGCTTCGGGTACGTTCAACAATATTACCCTGAATACCACGCTGGCCCGCAACAGCATCGACAATCCCACCTATACGCGCCGGGGTTCATCGCTAAGCCTGAGCGTGAACCTGACGCCGCCTTATTCGCTACTGAACCCCGACCATCCAAGCAACAACCAGTGGATTGAATTCCACAAATGGATGTTTGATGCTTCGTGGTTTACCCCGATTGTGGGCAAGCTGGTACTGAACACCCGCGCTCACTTTGGCTACCTGGGAACCTATAATTCCAAGCGCGACGTGGGGCCATTTGAGCGATTTAAAATGGGTGGTGCGGGCCTGGGCTACAACGGCGGCGGCAACTACCTGGTGGGTACCGACTACGTGGGCCTGCGCGGCTACGACGACCCCAACGCGACCTTCGCCATCCCGACGGCGCAGTCTGGCCAGGCCGGTGGCATCGCATTCAACAAGTACGTGCTGGAGATGCGCTACCCCGTCAGCCTCAACCCGGCCGCTACGGTGTACGTGCTGGGCTTTGCCGAAGCGGGCAATGCCTTCGGCTCCTACCAGAACTATAACCCCTACAAGCTGTACCGCTCGGCTGGCGTAGGCGCTCGTATCTTCATGTCGGCCTTTGGTCTGCTGGGCTTCGACTTCGGCCATGGCTTCGACTCCGTGATACCGCCGATTGGTACTCCGGCCGGCACCAAGCAAGACCCCAACCACTTCCACTTCATCATTGGCCAGCAAATTCGCTAG
- a CDS encoding RluA family pseudouridine synthase: MIDDEFEADELLDSEADEENGDELYEHHRIIVDRGQEMLRIDKFLHSRLRNTSRNKVQDAIRALAVEVNGVAVKPNYRVKPQDVITVTLPEPPREGRVVPEEMPLDIRYEDAELLIVNKPAGLVVHPAYGHWQGTLVNGLAHHLANLPTGRNGEIRPGLVHRIDKDTSGLLVIGKTEFAMTHLSLQFFHHTIQRSYLALVWGTPPGPTGTITGHLGRSMRDRKVQAVYPGGEQGKPAVTHYEVLENFGPVTLVRCVLETGRTHQIRAHMQYLGHPLFSDATYGGDRIRVGQNNGTYRAFVENAFQLMPRQALHARSLGFVHPTSGEQLLFEAELPEDFAAVLEKWRNWAAT, translated from the coding sequence ATGATAGACGACGAATTTGAGGCGGATGAGCTGCTCGACAGCGAAGCCGATGAGGAAAATGGCGATGAGCTTTACGAGCATCACCGCATCATAGTAGACCGTGGCCAGGAGATGCTGCGGATTGATAAGTTCCTGCATAGCCGGCTGCGTAATACTTCGCGCAACAAGGTGCAGGATGCCATTCGGGCATTAGCAGTAGAGGTGAACGGAGTGGCTGTGAAGCCCAATTATCGGGTCAAGCCGCAGGATGTCATTACCGTCACGCTACCCGAGCCGCCGCGTGAAGGCCGGGTAGTGCCGGAGGAGATGCCCCTCGACATTCGCTACGAGGATGCTGAGCTGCTTATCGTGAATAAGCCCGCTGGTCTTGTGGTGCACCCGGCGTACGGCCACTGGCAGGGCACGCTGGTAAACGGCCTGGCGCATCACCTCGCCAATCTACCTACGGGCCGCAACGGGGAAATCCGCCCCGGTCTGGTGCACCGCATCGACAAGGATACGTCGGGCCTGCTGGTCATTGGCAAAACCGAGTTTGCCATGACGCACCTGTCGTTGCAGTTTTTCCATCACACCATTCAGCGCAGCTACCTGGCATTGGTGTGGGGCACTCCGCCCGGCCCCACGGGCACAATAACCGGCCACCTGGGCCGCAGCATGCGCGACCGCAAGGTGCAGGCCGTTTATCCCGGCGGCGAGCAGGGTAAGCCCGCTGTGACGCATTATGAGGTGTTGGAGAACTTCGGCCCGGTAACGCTGGTACGCTGCGTACTCGAAACCGGCCGGACTCACCAGATTCGCGCCCACATGCAGTACCTCGGCCACCCCCTGTTCTCCGATGCGACCTATGGGGGCGACCGCATTCGCGTGGGCCAGAATAATGGCACGTACCGGGCATTTGTCGAAAATGCTTTTCAGCTGATGCCGCGTCAGGCGCTACACGCCCGCTCGCTCGGCTTTGTGCACCCAACTTCCGGCGAGCAGCTGCTATTCGAAGCCGAGTTGCCCGAAGATTTCGCGGCAGTGCTCGAAAAATGGCGCAACTGGGCTGCTACCTGA
- a CDS encoding isoprenyl transferase, with product MTGKAEIDTQNIPAHVAVIMDGNGRWAKQRGGLRVFGHQSAITAVRETVEEAAELGVRFLTLYAFSTENWNRPALEVMALMQLLVHTIRKETATLLKNSIRLEAIGDLATLPKSCQRELAEAMELTKYGTRMTLVLALSYSGRWDLTQAAKRMADDVASGRLQPSQVTEATVASYLVTAKMPDPELLIRTSGEQRISNFLLWQLAYTELYITDLLWPDFRKQHFQEAIRAYQRRERRFGKTSEQITVS from the coding sequence ATGACCGGCAAGGCCGAAATAGATACTCAAAATATTCCCGCTCATGTGGCCGTCATCATGGATGGCAATGGGCGCTGGGCCAAGCAGCGTGGGGGCTTGCGCGTATTTGGTCACCAAAGCGCCATCACGGCTGTGCGTGAAACTGTGGAGGAAGCCGCCGAATTAGGCGTGCGCTTCCTGACCCTGTACGCATTTTCAACGGAAAACTGGAATCGTCCGGCGTTGGAGGTAATGGCTCTGATGCAGCTGCTGGTGCACACCATCCGCAAGGAGACGGCTACGCTGCTCAAAAACAGCATTCGCCTGGAAGCCATTGGTGACCTGGCTACTTTGCCCAAAAGCTGCCAGCGGGAGCTGGCCGAGGCAATGGAGCTAACCAAGTATGGCACGCGCATGACGCTGGTGCTGGCCCTGAGCTACAGCGGCCGTTGGGACCTCACTCAAGCGGCCAAACGAATGGCCGATGACGTGGCTTCGGGCCGGCTCCAGCCCAGCCAGGTGACCGAAGCTACGGTGGCGAGCTACTTGGTAACGGCCAAAATGCCCGATCCGGAGCTTCTTATCCGAACCAGCGGCGAGCAGCGAATTAGCAACTTTTTACTGTGGCAGCTGGCCTATACTGAGTTGTACATCACCGATTTGCTGTGGCCGGACTTTCGGAAGCAGCACTTTCAGGAGGCCATCCGGGCTTATCAGCGCCGGGAGCGGCGGTTTGGTAAAACCAGTGAGCAAATCACTGTATCTTAA
- a CDS encoding PstS family phosphate ABC transporter substrate-binding protein, protein MGWSVLAEATRPIFAKKPFLTIMIKCAHFLTAGATVLAGALAITSCNGPGSPGAQDTTTSGNVAVSVDETFAPILQAQIDTFAKLYPNAHVKMSFQPEEKVMLDLINDKVKLAVVSRELNAEEQADLAKQTIVPRTIRIGIDGLAIVLNRSNPDSLLTVAQLADIFTGKTGSWNQISGKKGLSSINVVFDANRSSTTRFVLDSVTHGAPLTSRVFAATSNPALLDYVATHPSAIGVVGVNWISDRDDPTAMTFANKVRVASITSRPNPKPNDYIQPYQAYLAEKTPEQLAQDPDLQNYPLRRNLYIISREARAGLGTGFASFVAGKNGQLIFQKSGLLPAQMQARIITTPKL, encoded by the coding sequence ATGGGCTGGTCCGTTTTGGCCGAGGCTACCAGGCCCATTTTCGCAAAAAAACCATTTCTGACGATAATGATTAAATGTGCCCACTTTTTGACTGCCGGAGCTACGGTATTGGCCGGAGCACTTGCCATTACCTCCTGCAATGGTCCAGGGTCGCCAGGAGCTCAGGATACCACTACCAGCGGCAATGTTGCGGTGAGCGTGGATGAAACGTTTGCGCCTATCCTGCAGGCGCAGATAGATACGTTTGCTAAGCTTTATCCGAATGCTCATGTCAAGATGAGCTTTCAGCCGGAGGAAAAGGTGATGCTGGACCTCATCAACGATAAGGTGAAGCTGGCGGTGGTGTCGCGCGAGCTGAACGCGGAAGAGCAGGCTGATTTAGCCAAGCAAACTATTGTGCCGCGCACTATCCGTATTGGCATCGATGGCCTGGCCATCGTACTTAATCGCAGCAATCCGGATTCGTTGCTGACGGTGGCGCAGCTGGCCGATATTTTCACGGGCAAAACCGGTAGCTGGAACCAGATTAGCGGCAAGAAGGGCCTGTCGTCCATCAATGTGGTATTCGATGCAAACCGGAGCAGCACGACGCGCTTCGTGCTCGATTCGGTGACGCATGGTGCCCCGCTCACCAGCCGGGTATTTGCCGCAACTTCGAACCCTGCCCTGCTTGATTATGTTGCAACGCATCCCAGCGCTATTGGGGTAGTGGGGGTAAACTGGATTTCAGACCGGGACGACCCGACTGCCATGACGTTTGCCAATAAGGTCCGGGTGGCCAGCATCACGTCCCGCCCCAACCCAAAGCCTAACGACTATATTCAGCCCTACCAGGCATACCTGGCCGAAAAGACGCCTGAGCAGCTGGCCCAGGACCCGGATTTGCAGAATTACCCGCTCCGGCGCAACCTTTACATCATCAGTCGGGAAGCGCGCGCAGGATTAGGCACAGGGTTTGCATCTTTCGTGGCAGGCAAGAACGGACAGCTGATTTTTCAAAAGTCGGGATTACTACCGGCTCAGATGCAGGCCCGAATTATTACCACGCCTAAACTGTAA
- a CDS encoding tetratricopeptide repeat protein: MSFKPWKQPLLAAVAMVAGTTAATAQNVQTAQRDIELGRYNEARAILRPGSTPETAFELGRLYQMRDMADSAAYFFNKAAGSTPFGQVAAGRALLAKGQIAPAEVQFDAAAKATKNKDAKLLTMIAQAYGEIDGKNTGKAQTYMDAAQAAYKKDDPALMVARGDVFLHSDQGGGEAMTSFDRAIAANPSFAQAYYKKGVLSVRSRNFNAARESLSKAIELDPSYAPAYRELADMYYYAGQYDLALSTFKKYTDLAENSSSTNAQYASFLYLTKKYQEALTEVNKVLQNDPQNLTMNRLKPYLLYETGDFAGAATAIDTYMSVVPADKIISEDYIYKAKILSKTGKGPEAVALIGKIIAKDPSKACDFQNDLASIYANQKNYKGAISVYKYKLNKCSGDLTDQFRLATAFSSDKQYVEADSVYNIINIAKPTYAPAYLYRASVNAQRDPEGKQGLAKPNYEKYIELSKAADAEPAKFREGLVQAYGYLGVYAFQQGDKAGAKSYFEQVLVLDPENKGAKSNLDIITAKPKAVVKKAAPKKK, translated from the coding sequence ATGAGTTTCAAGCCCTGGAAACAGCCGCTGCTCGCTGCCGTTGCAATGGTAGCAGGTACTACGGCGGCCACCGCCCAAAACGTGCAAACCGCCCAACGCGATATTGAATTGGGTCGGTACAACGAAGCCCGCGCCATTTTGCGTCCCGGCTCCACTCCCGAAACTGCTTTCGAGCTGGGCCGCCTTTATCAGATGCGTGATATGGCCGATTCGGCTGCTTATTTCTTCAACAAAGCAGCGGGCTCCACTCCTTTCGGCCAAGTAGCTGCCGGCCGTGCGCTACTGGCCAAAGGCCAGATTGCTCCGGCTGAAGTTCAGTTTGATGCCGCTGCGAAGGCGACCAAGAACAAAGATGCCAAATTGCTCACCATGATAGCGCAGGCGTATGGGGAGATTGATGGTAAGAATACTGGCAAAGCCCAGACGTACATGGATGCGGCTCAGGCCGCCTATAAAAAGGATGACCCGGCCCTGATGGTTGCTCGTGGTGATGTGTTCCTGCACTCTGACCAGGGTGGTGGAGAGGCCATGACCAGCTTTGACCGTGCTATTGCGGCAAACCCCAGCTTCGCCCAGGCTTACTACAAGAAAGGTGTGTTGAGCGTGCGCTCGCGCAACTTCAACGCGGCCCGTGAGAGCCTGAGCAAGGCCATAGAGCTTGACCCCAGCTACGCACCGGCCTACCGGGAGCTGGCCGACATGTACTACTACGCCGGCCAGTATGACCTGGCCTTGAGCACATTCAAGAAATACACCGACCTGGCGGAAAATTCGTCTTCGACGAATGCTCAATACGCCTCGTTCCTGTATCTGACCAAGAAGTACCAGGAGGCGTTGACGGAGGTAAATAAGGTGCTGCAAAACGACCCGCAAAACCTTACCATGAACCGCCTGAAGCCTTATTTGCTGTATGAAACTGGTGACTTTGCAGGAGCGGCTACCGCCATTGACACCTATATGTCGGTAGTACCAGCCGATAAGATTATTTCCGAAGATTACATCTACAAGGCCAAAATCCTGAGCAAAACGGGTAAAGGCCCGGAAGCGGTAGCGCTTATCGGCAAGATTATCGCAAAGGACCCGTCTAAGGCCTGCGACTTTCAGAACGACCTGGCCAGCATTTATGCCAACCAGAAAAACTACAAAGGTGCCATCAGCGTGTATAAGTACAAGCTGAACAAATGCAGCGGCGACCTAACTGACCAGTTCCGTCTGGCTACGGCTTTCAGCAGCGACAAACAGTACGTTGAGGCTGACAGCGTGTACAACATCATCAACATCGCCAAGCCCACATATGCTCCGGCATACCTTTACCGGGCTTCGGTGAACGCTCAGCGCGACCCGGAAGGCAAGCAGGGCTTGGCCAAGCCGAACTACGAGAAGTACATCGAACTCTCGAAAGCAGCAGATGCCGAGCCGGCTAAATTCCGCGAAGGTTTGGTGCAGGCCTATGGCTACTTGGGTGTATATGCTTTCCAGCAGGGTGATAAAGCCGGAGCCAAGTCATACTTCGAGCAGGTATTGGTTCTGGACCCTGAGAACAAGGGTGCCAAGAGCAACCTGGACATCATCACTGCCAAGCCCAAGGCAGTAGTTAAGAAGGCTGCGCCGAAGAAGAAGTAA
- a CDS encoding energy transducer TonB produces MMDNAQIAKASLNDIVFEGRNKAYGAYVLRRLYQRHVTRALIIATALFVLLIAFPLIAQYLKEKMPKEPAKNLKENVLMDAPPLDETKPPPPPPPPEAPPPPPPKLTTIKFTPPVVKKDEEVKKEEVPDQEELKDKTVATVTVKGNTDAPDLSELSGTGDKVVEEVVENKVYTYVEQMPQLPGGGGNGAIVNAIQKAVKYPPLALRNQVEGRIFVSFTVNPQGDVSDVKVVKGLGSGLDEETMRAVKTLPKFIPGKQNGRAVSVSFTVPITFKIQ; encoded by the coding sequence ATGATGGACAATGCGCAAATTGCGAAAGCCAGCTTAAACGATATCGTTTTTGAGGGTCGCAACAAGGCCTACGGCGCTTATGTGCTCCGACGCCTGTATCAGCGCCACGTAACCCGGGCGCTGATTATTGCTACGGCGCTGTTTGTCCTTCTGATTGCTTTCCCGCTCATCGCTCAGTATCTGAAAGAAAAGATGCCGAAGGAGCCCGCGAAGAATCTGAAGGAGAACGTGCTGATGGACGCTCCTCCCCTGGACGAAACCAAGCCGCCGCCCCCCCCGCCGCCCCCCGAGGCGCCGCCACCCCCTCCGCCCAAGCTTACCACCATCAAATTCACTCCTCCGGTGGTGAAGAAGGATGAGGAAGTGAAGAAGGAAGAGGTTCCGGACCAGGAGGAGCTGAAGGATAAGACGGTGGCCACCGTAACCGTAAAAGGTAACACGGATGCTCCTGACCTGTCCGAACTTTCGGGTACCGGCGACAAAGTGGTTGAAGAAGTAGTTGAGAACAAAGTCTACACCTACGTAGAGCAAATGCCTCAGCTGCCCGGTGGTGGTGGAAACGGTGCTATCGTAAACGCCATCCAGAAGGCGGTGAAATACCCCCCGCTGGCACTTCGCAACCAAGTTGAAGGTCGCATCTTCGTTAGCTTTACGGTAAACCCGCAGGGCGACGTTTCAGATGTGAAAGTGGTAAAAGGCCTGGGTTCGGGTCTTGACGAGGAAACGATGCGGGCGGTGAAAACCCTGCCTAAATTCATCCCCGGCAAGCAGAACGGCCGTGCAGTAAGCGTTTCGTTTACGGTACCGATTACCTTCAAAATTCAATAG
- a CDS encoding OmpH family outer membrane protein, protein MNLVKIFRLTLAAALLTAGTLAATSAQAQAPLKIGYTDVQYVLSQMTESKQIESELKTYNDQLAAQLKSKSSEFETKVKDYQQKSGTMTDVVKADTEKELQRLQQSIQEFQRTAEQSLQQKQQTLLKPALDKLQKNIDLVADENGFTYVFNSDGGGSPLLLHAPKDGDISDLVLKKMGITPGAAALIKSGPASPVSAPVTPGVNKTKTKTKK, encoded by the coding sequence ATGAATCTCGTGAAAATCTTTCGTCTGACGCTCGCCGCCGCTCTGCTGACCGCCGGAACCCTGGCTGCCACTTCCGCGCAGGCCCAGGCCCCCCTGAAAATTGGCTACACCGATGTTCAGTACGTGTTATCCCAGATGACCGAAAGCAAACAGATTGAGTCGGAGCTCAAAACCTACAACGACCAACTCGCGGCCCAGCTGAAAAGCAAAAGCTCCGAGTTCGAAACCAAAGTGAAGGATTATCAGCAGAAATCCGGCACCATGACGGACGTAGTGAAAGCGGATACCGAAAAGGAGCTGCAGCGTTTGCAGCAGTCCATTCAGGAGTTTCAGCGCACTGCCGAACAGTCGCTCCAGCAGAAGCAGCAGACGCTGCTGAAGCCGGCGCTGGATAAGCTGCAGAAAAACATCGACCTCGTTGCTGACGAGAACGGTTTCACCTATGTGTTCAACTCCGATGGTGGCGGCAGCCCGCTGCTGTTGCATGCTCCTAAGGATGGCGACATTTCGGACCTCGTATTGAAGAAAATGGGCATTACGCCCGGTGCAGCCGCTCTCATCAAGTCGGGCCCGGCCTCGCCTGTTAGCGCGCCGGTCACACCCGGTGTGAACAAGACCAAGACTAAAACCAAGAAGTAA
- a CDS encoding ExbD/TolR family protein, producing MPKVKPHRTSPSLDMTPMVDLAFLLVTFFMLTTKFAPEETVVVDTPSSTSELKLPENNVITLTIDNKKRVFFGVDAPQTKIQALQKVGAKYGVNFTAAQAKEFSNLPNFGLPISQLGSYLNMEKEDRKQVNAQQPGVPLDSLNNQLIDWVLAARTANQAIFHKPTYIAIKGDGNADIPTVEQVIKVLQERDINRFNLITDMENKPVAAAK from the coding sequence ATGCCCAAAGTAAAACCGCACCGTACCTCACCGTCGCTCGATATGACGCCGATGGTGGACCTGGCTTTCTTGCTGGTGACATTCTTCATGCTCACCACCAAGTTTGCCCCCGAAGAGACTGTGGTAGTGGACACGCCCTCGTCGACTTCGGAGCTTAAATTGCCCGAGAACAACGTAATCACGCTCACCATCGACAACAAGAAGCGCGTCTTCTTTGGTGTCGATGCGCCGCAAACCAAGATTCAGGCCTTGCAGAAAGTAGGCGCCAAATACGGCGTAAACTTCACCGCAGCCCAAGCCAAGGAGTTCAGCAACCTACCCAACTTTGGCTTGCCTATCAGCCAGTTGGGTTCTTACCTGAACATGGAAAAGGAAGACCGCAAGCAGGTAAATGCCCAGCAGCCCGGTGTTCCGCTCGACTCGCTCAATAACCAGTTGATTGACTGGGTACTTGCAGCTCGTACAGCTAACCAGGCCATCTTCCACAAGCCTACTTACATCGCTATCAAAGGCGATGGCAATGCTGACATACCTACGGTAGAGCAGGTTATCAAAGTGTTGCAGGAAAGAGACATCAACCGCTTCAATCTCATCACGGATATGGAAAACAAGCCAGTAGCCGCCGCCAAATAA